ATAGTTGCGATTCCTTGAGTGCGATTTGAGTTCGTCGAACGCGTTACGTGCGCGATCGGTCGGGTTATTCGATTTCGGCTCCGGCGACGAAGACGCGTCGCACGCCGAGCTCGCGATCGAGGACCACGGCATCGCCGTATTTGCCGACCGTCAGACTACCGATTTCATGCTCTCTGCCGAGGATTTGCGCCGGCGTGAGCGACGCCATGCGCACGACCTCCCACAACGGCCGCCCCGTCTGTTCCAGAAACGTGCGCAGCATATGGTCCATCCCGCGCACGCTCGAAGCAAGCCCTTTGCCGTCGGGCATCAGGCCGACGCCGTCGCGATGGAGCAGCGGTTCGCCCCCGTCGAGCGGGCCGATCATGTATTCTCCCTCGGGCATGTCGAGGGCCCGATTGCAGTCGGTGACCAGCGCCAAGCGGTCGGGCCCTTTGATCTTGAGCGCCAGTTCGAGCAGGTCGGGCGAGAGGTGCTTGCCGTCGGCGATCACTTCCGTCGTCAGTTCGTCGAAGAACAAAGTCGCTTCGAGAACGCCTCCTTGCATCGGGTAGGTTTGAAACTGCCGCAGCCGGGTCTTGTCGCTCATCGCGCAATACAGGTGGTCGATATGGCGCACACCCCAACGTACGGCCGCGCGCATTTGCTCGAACGTCGCCCAGCTATGGCCCGCGTTCAAACGAACCCCTTTGGCCGTGCAAGCGCGGGCGAACTCTTCCGCACCCGGCAGCTCCGGCGCGACGGTCGCCGTCGCCAGCGCGTCGGCGAATTCGAGATACTCCGCGAACTCGCGCTCGACCGGCGGACGAATCGCGGCTCCCGGATGCGCACCGCGGGCTTCGTAGCGGAAATAAGGACCGTAGAAATGTGCGCCGAGGACCCGCGGCAGAACCGCCGCGCCCGGCACCTTCGGCCGCATGAACTCACGCGTCAGTTTCAATACGGAGATGATTTGTTCATGCCGGGCCACGGTCGTCGTCGGGGTGAGGCTGGTCGTGCCGTGGCGTGCGTGTGCGAGGAGTGCCGTACGGTAGGAGTCGGCGGTGCCGTCCATGAAGTCGGCCCCTAGACCGCCGTGAACATGCAAGTCGACGAATCCGGGCGCGATGTAGCCGTCGCCGGCGTCGAGGATCGTCGTCGTTGCCGGATCGGCCGACGAGAGCAAGGTCGACTCATGATCGACGGCGACGATCCGACCGCCGCGCACCCAGACCGCCCCGCGCACCAACAGCCGATCCGGTAAAATGATCGTGCCGCACAACAACAAAGACCCAGGCCCCATCGACGTCTCACTTGAAAAAACCGTTTGCGGTCAACCGAACGCGAGTTGTGGGAAGGCGGGCCGAAACGCTCACTTTATGTATCGATCTCGGCTGATGCAAGCTGATTCGTGCTCTAGATCGGGGGGCGAGACTCTGGGACTTCGGCCGGTTCGTTTCTTAGCAGGTTATCGATAACACCCGCGGCGCAAGCGGGATACGATAACGCTCGCCCTGATCGTTCCTCTCCGAGGTGGTTCTGCATGTTTCGTTTCGCTTCGATGTTGGCGTTCGCCGTTCTCCTCGCGGCACCTTCCCGGGCAACGTTCGCCGAGGAGATTCGCCATTCGTTCTTCGTCGCCGGCCCGAGCTTTACGGGCATCATCGATGAAGCCGGGGGCGAAGCTTGGAACTCCGGCAAGGCCGCCGCACGCGACGGCTGGGTATTGCCCAACGGGAACATCTTGATCGCTTGGACCGATGAGATCCGAGAATATAGCGGCGACAAAAAAGAGGTGATCTTTCGGTATGCGAAGTCGGCCGAGAATCGAGAGATCGGCACCGTCGAGCGGCTGGCCGACGGCAACACGCTCATCACCGAGCTCGGCACGAAGCCGAAGCTGATCGAAGTCGATGCCGCCGGAAAGACGGTCGTGGAGTTTCCGTTGCAACCGGAGACCGACAACGCGCACATGCAGACGCGCATGGCGCGCAAGCTGGCGAACGGCAACTACCTCGTGCCGCATCTCCTGGCGTTTAAGGTGAAGGAATACTCGCCGAAGGGAGAGATCGTCGGCGAAATCAAGACCGACCTGCCGGAACTGGGAGGCCGTGCCGCGCAAGTGTGGCCGTTCACCGCGATTCGTCTCGCCGACGGCAACACGTTGGTCGCGCTCACGCACGGCAATAAGATCGCGGAGTTCGATGCTCAAGGCAAAGTCGCCTGGTTGGTCTCGAACGACGACCTGCCGAATAAGCCATTCGCCGATCCGTGCGGCTGCCAGCGTCTCGCCGACGGCAATACGGTCGTCGCGAGTTATGGCGCGCAGAAGGGAATCAAGCTGTTCGAGATCACGCGCGAGAAACAGATCGTGTGGAAGTATGAAGAGCCGCATCGCGTCCATCATTTTCAGATTCTTACGACCAACGGCAAGCCGCTCGCAGGGAAGCCGCTACGGTAGTTGCCCACTAAGAACGCATTCGCCCCGCTGAGGTAAAACGCGATGTCCGCTGAAACGAACCCGCTGGATTTCGGCTCGCCCGATCTGCGTCTTCCCGAAGCCTTGCGCGGCCCGTTGCTGGAGCATTTGGCCGAGTTGAAGCGCCGTTATCTCGCCCGGAATTGGGGGACGCGCGTCGGCTTCGGTTCGCGGCCGGCGTTGATCGTGATCGACCTAGCGCTGCATTGGACTCAGCCCGACCACGCGATGGGATCGGATTTGGAAAGCGTCGTCGTGCAGTCGTGCAAGATGCTCGCCGCTGCGCGAACCGCGGGCATCCCGATCTTCTTCACCACGTTCGCTTACGACCCGGCGACCCCGCCGAGCCCGCAGAACAAGAAGCTTTGCATGAACGTTCGGCCTGAGACGGCGCATCGCTTCGAGCTCGACGCGCGGCTCGAGCGCCGGCCCAACGAAAAAGTGATTCGCAAGCCGTATGCGTCGGCCTTCAAAGGGACGAACCTGCACGAAATGTTGACGTCGCTCGGGGTCGACACGTTGATCGTGACGGGAGTGAGCACGAGCCATTGCGTCTACGCGACCTGCCGCGATGCGACCGACAGCTTTCGGGTCATCGTTCCGCGCGAAGCGGTGGGAGAGCGCTGCGAGGTGTTCCACGAAGTGAACTTGCTCGATATCGACATCGATCTCGGCGACGTAATGCCTCTCGCGGAAGTCGTCGCCCAGCTAGAGCGCCTCGTCGGCAGGTCGTAATCAAAAGGCTATTCGCATGTTGAACCGCCGTCGATTTCACGGCCGGATCGCTTCGGCAGCCTTGGCGGGCTTCGCCGGTGCCGCATGCGCCGACGAACCGACGAAGGCCAAGCGGCCGATGGGAAAATTCTTCGACATCCACACGCACATCGGCCAGGCTGCGAATCACACTCCGCCGCTGACGGCCGAAGAGTTACTCCGTTGGATGGACGCGAACGATGTGGCGCAGGCCGCCGTGCTGCCGCTGGCGTCTCCCGAATCGTCGAGCTATTTGATCACGCCCGACTTCGTGCTCGCGCAAACGAAGCCCTATCGAGATCGACTCATTCCGTTCTGCTCGATCGATCCGCGCACCGACTACTCGGGCGGATCGCGCGGGTTGCTTGGCATGCTTACGCGCTACGTCGAGGCTGGCGCGAAAGGATTCGGCGAGCATAAGACCGGTGTGGCGATCGACGATCCGCGGAACATGAAGTTGTATGCCGCGTGCGCCGAGTTGAAGCTGCCGGTGCTGATCCATATCGACAATGCCCGCAACATGGATCGGCCGGGCCTCCCGGGCTTCGCCAAGGTGCTCGAAACCTTTCCGACCGTCAACTTCTTAGGGCACGCGTTCGGCTGGTGGGTATCGCTCGCCGGCGGAGTAACGCAAGCCGATCTTGGTGCCGGGCCGCGGATGACTCCGGTCGCTCCCGGCGGCGCCATCGATGCGCTGATGGACAAGTATCCGAACTTGTACGGCGACCTCTCGGCCAGCAGCGGCGCGGCGGCGATTCGTCGCGACATGAAATTCGGCCGCGAGTTCCTGCTGCGCCGGGCCGATCGTTTGGTCTTCGGCACCGACTATCACTTCCCCGGCCAAGCGATTCCGCAATTCGAGCTGTATCGCGAGCTCGATCTTCCGCCGGACGCAACCCAAAAAATCTTTCACGACAATGCCCGACGCTTGCTCGGGCTATCCTAACGCCGCGTTACTGCCCAACCGCCCCGCCGCCCGAACGTAGAACCTCCGAGGAAACTGTGGCTAAGAAACTCCATCGTCGAACGATTCTCCGCCGAGGTTGCACCGTCGTCGCCGGCTCGCTGCTGGCCGGTGTCCATCTTCCTGCGGTCCATGCGGGTGCCGGCTCGGGCGTCGTCGGCGAAGCGAAAGCTTTGCATCGCGAGATCCCGGTGTTCATCGGCTATCTCAATTTCGCGCAAGAGCAATTCCGCGCCGATGGTGGTCGACAGTGCGATCTCACGAAGCTCGACGCGGCGGGAGTGAAGACCTTCGTTGCTTCGATCGGCTTCGGCTGCTACTTTCAAACCGGTCCGCGCCAGTACGAGCTCGCCGGCTCGAACGATTGGCTGCTCGAACGACAGTTGAGCCGTATCGACGACGTCGTGGCGACGATCGAAAAATGCCCTCGCACTCGGCTCATCAAGACCACGGCCGACCTCGTGCCGCGCGCCGGCGACGATCAGATCGGCGTGATCGTCCATCTGACGGGCAACAACCACACGACGCGACTCGACACGGTCGACGAGTTCTTTAAGCGCGGCGTGCGAGCCACGCATCCGGCCATGCAGTACCACAACAACTGGTGCGCCGGTCATGAAGGACGTGCCGCTCCCGCGCTGAGCGAATTCGGCCGGCAGGTGGTCGCGCGCATGAACGAGCTCGGCATCGCGATCGACACGGCCCACGCTTCCGACGACACGGCCCTGGCCCTGGCCGCGGTCTCGAAACGTCCGATCAGCGATAGCCATACGACCAGTCGCGACCGCGTTCCGGCCTCGCGCGGCCTGCGCGATGCGACCTTGAAGCGCTTAGCCTCGACCGGCGGTGTGATCGGAGTGCTGTTCGCCGATCACATGCTGACGTCCGAAGCCTGGCGCACGAAGTATTCGCAGCGCCCCGTGAGCCCGCGGCTCTGGGAGTACAACAAATATCTGCTGGCATCCACGAGCGACCCGGACGAGCGAATGAAACTACGGCGCGATAAGCAAGCTCAGGAGCAGTTCTATCAAGATCGCAAACTGCCGCCCGACGTCGCAACGCCGACGACACGCGCGGCCGCCCTGGGCGACTTGGCCGACACGATCGATTATCTGATCGACACGGTCGGCATCGACCACGTCGGCCTAGGAACCGACATCAACGGCATCGACGCCGACCAATGGCCGCAAGGAATAGACCACATGGGCGACCTCCCGGTACTGACGGCCGAACTGCTGCGCCGAGGCTACAGCGTCGACCGCCTACGCAAGCTCTTAAGCGACAACGGCCACCGCGCCTACGGCGCTTGCTTGCCGACATAATGGCTGAAACGACGAGCCCGGAAACAACATGGCCCGCGGAAACGACTAAGGGACCCGACTCGCGGTTTTCACCGTAAGTCGAGTCCCTTGAGTAGGTACCGAAGGTCGGACTTGAACCGACACGGGATTGCTCCCACAGGATTTTGAGTCCAGCGCGTCTGCCATTTCGCCACTCCGGCACGGAGCGTCGGTCTCGTCGTCGGGCCGTCGGGTTGAAAGCGACGGGCACGGCACTGAAGATCGACGAGTCTATTTTAGCATCTTCTTCGCGAGAGTGAACGGGGGACTCCGCCGGTTTTTGGTCTTCCGCCGCGGCCTACCGGCCACTTGCCCTGTTCGCTATCCGCTGCAATTGGAATAATCGGGTCCTCGCCCGAGGGCTTCGGCTCTCGGTGCCGCGGATCGGTTGCATTCGCCACACTTGCGCAACTTGTTCGGTCGGCAGGCCCAAGGAAAAATCGATGACTATCGTGCTGTTCGAAGACGACAAAGTAGCGCAACTTTATCCGATTTCCGTCGGACGGCCCGCCGCCGCCATTTCGTGTGCGGGCTTCACCCTCATCGAGTTGTTGCGCAGCTTCGGCGAACAGCCGTCGTTCTTGCTCCGCTCCCATCTGCAAGCCACGGCCCTGGCCGACGGCCTGATCAGCGAATCCCCCGCCGATGGGCAGCCGCTCCGTGCGACCGCGAACGAGCCGTTGGTGTTGGTCAACGCTCGCTTGGTCCCGAGCGTCGCCGTGGTGGAAGCCGTGTTGAAGCTTGCGCGGGCCGGGAAGCCGGGCTTGGTCGTCTCGGGCGATTCGATCGCGCTGGCCGTGCTTGCCGCCGATGCGCCTCCTTTGCCGCGCGATGCGCAGCCGCCGCACATCGCGGAGTATCTCGGCAGGCTTCCGAAGGCGCCGCTCGAAGCCGAGCTGCCGCTGTTTCATTTCCCGCACGACGTCGTGCGCCACAACCTCACGGCCCTCAACGACAACCTCGCCTATCGCCTACGCAAAGGAAATTATCGTGAAGTCGCCGATGGGGTCTTCGCAGCCGACGAAGCGAAGCTCGGCTCCTATTGCGTGACCGAAACGGACAAAGGCCCGATCTTGCTCGACGCCGGCGCATCGGTCGGGCCCTATTGTTTCTTGCGCGGCCCGGTTTATCTCGGGCCCTCGGCTCGGCTCACGGAACAGTCGGCGTTGAAAGATTGCGTGAGCCTCGGCCACACGACGAAGATCGGCGGCGAAGTCGAAGGTTCCGTCATCGAGCCGTATACGAACAAGCAACATCACGGTTTTCTCGGACACAGCTACCTCGGCAGTTGGGTCAATCTCGGAGCAGGGACCTGCAACAGCGATCTCAAGAACACCTACGGCCAAGTCAACATGGACTACCACGGCCGCAAGGTGCCGACCGGCATGCAGTTCCTCGGCGCGATCGTCGGCGATTACGCGAAGACGGCCATCAACACTGGCATCTTCACCGGCAAGACCGTCGGGGCGTGCAGCATGGTCTACGGCTTCGTCACCACGAACGTGCCGAGCTTCGTGAACTATGCCCGCTCGTTCGGGCAGGTCACCGAAGTGCCGGTCGATATCCTCGTTGCGGCGCAGGCCCGCATGTTTGCGCGGCGTAAAGTCGAGCAGCGGTTATGCGACTTGCAGCTGCTGCACGATATGTACGAACTGACTAAGCACGAGCGGCAGATGGCCGGCGAGCCCCTCTCCTTGTAAACGGTCGCGCGGCCGGGTATCGTCGAAGTTTGCTTTGCTCGAATCGATCCCCGCTATTAACAAGCCTCACTCCGCAACCACGCACGCTTCGATGAATCTCCGACACGCTTACGGTCCCGGAAAATTCGGCCTCTCCTTCGAGCTTTATCCTCCTAAGAGCGAGACGGCCGAAGCGGAGTTGTTCGAGCATGTCGCGGAGTTGATGACGTTCCGGCCCGACTATGTTACTTGCACCTACGGCGCCGGCGGCTCGACGCGCTCGAAGACACTCGACATCGTCGAACGGGTCCGTCGCGATTTCCGCGGCGCGACCGCCTCGCATCTCACCTGCGTCGGCGCCACGGTCGAACAATTGCGCGACTATCTTACCGAAGCCGAGAAGCGCGGCGTGTCGAACATCGTCGCGCTGCGCGGCGATCCGCCGAAAGGGGAGACCGAGTTTCGCCAAGTCGTCGGCGGCTTGCGCTACGCCAACGAGCTCGTCGCTCTGATCCGCGCCGAGTTCCCGAATTTCGGCATCGCCGTGGCCGGCTATCCGGAAAAGCATCTCGAAGCGCCGAGCCTCGATGTCGATCTCGCAAACCTCAAGCGCAAGGTCGATAGCGGAGCCGATGCCGTCGTGACGCAGCTCTTCTATCGCAACTCGGACTTCTTCGAATTCCGCAACCGTTGCGAGCGGCTCGGCATTCGCATTCCCCTCGTGCCTGGCATTCTTCCCGTCACGAACCTCGCCCAGATCAAGCGCATCACCGCGCTATGCGGAGCGCAACTCCCCGAAGACTTTCGAGCCGACCTCGAACGCTGCGGTGCCGATGCCGAGGCGCAGTTCGAAATCGGCGTGGCGTTCGCCGTCCGCCAAGTGCGCGAGCTCGTCGCCGCCGGAGTGCCGGGTATCCACTTCTACGTCCTCAACAAGTCGAACGCCACGGGGCGCGTGTTGCGCGAAGTAGCGCTTGCGCGTTAGAAACGTTTCATGCCTAGGCCGCACGGCGCACGTCGTTGTGCCGGCGATAGCGATCGGCCTTCGTTTCGATGCGCCGCGCGAGCCGTTTTGCTTCGTCGTCGAGCTTCGTGAGCCCGAGGTACTGCTTGAAGAAGCGTAGCCGATCGGTGCGCGTAATCCCGGCGGGATCGCTCGAAAACAGCAGCCCGGCGAGGTCTTTGATCTTCCAGCGCGCGAGCCGCGAGTGCAGCAGCCGCCCCAAGTCGATCAGCACCAAGTCGAAGCCGTCTTCGCAATCGGCATCGTCGCGAAGATAGAAATGGCACAGGTAAAAATCGCGATGGTACAGCCGTTCGTCGTGCAACCGCCGAGCCACGTCGACCAAGCGCCGTACGAGCGCTTGCTTCCTGCGCCGCTGTTGCGAGGCGGGCAGCTTCGCCAACGGGCCGGGAATGTAACGATGCAACGGAAGGTAGCCCACGAGTTCGCGCGTCGCCAGCAAGCTGCCGCAAGCCGCTCGTCCGTCGGCACCGGCGAACACCGTTTCGGGCACGCGCACGCCGAGCGCCGCGACCCGTTCGAGGTTGGCGAATTCGCTCGGCCCGGGAAACGCTTTCGCCGGCGCAAACTTCCGCTGCCACCACGGCAAACGCATGTGCTTCTTCACGTACAGGCTCAGCGTTCGCCCGTCGACTTCGACACGGTAGCGCCCCGTCGAACGTCCTTGCTTCTGCACGTAGTCGTCGGTCGGGTTCCAAGCCGCGATCGCGCCGTAGCTATCGAGCGACGACGCGGCGAGAAACGAACGATAGCCGGGATTGATCCAGAACATGATTGGGGAGCGGCAAGGATTCTGCAATGTAGATAGTAACTAAAAAACAAGCGAGTCTTAGGCGGCGCTGCGCTCCCGGACGACCTCTTCCGACAGCACCGAGCTTAAAAGATCGGCGAGGCTTTGCTCGATCGGCGTTGTCGCGCGCCAGCCGCAACAGACGGCCGTCTTCGTCGGGTCGCCGTAGACGTTCGGCAAGTCGCCGGCGCGCGATAGGTCGCGAGTTTCGACGATCGGCATGCTCTCTCCGGTGAGCTCGATCATCTGGTGAAGCAGGTCGCGAATCTCGTGCGATCGCCCGCTACAGACGTTATACAACCGGCCCGGAACCCCTTCGCGCAGCAAGCGCACATACGCATCGACCGCATCGCGCACGTCGACGAAGTCGCGCCGCGCGACAAGACTGCCGCATTCGATCTGCGCCTGCTCGCCCCGATGGATGGCTCCGATTTGTTGCGCAAA
Above is a window of Planctomycetia bacterium DNA encoding:
- a CDS encoding amidohydrolase family protein; this encodes MGPGSLLLCGTIILPDRLLVRGAVWVRGGRIVAVDHESTLLSSADPATTTILDAGDGYIAPGFVDLHVHGGLGADFMDGTADSYRTALLAHARHGTTSLTPTTTVARHEQIISVLKLTREFMRPKVPGAAVLPRVLGAHFYGPYFRYEARGAHPGAAIRPPVEREFAEYLEFADALATATVAPELPGAEEFARACTAKGVRLNAGHSWATFEQMRAAVRWGVRHIDHLYCAMSDKTRLRQFQTYPMQGGVLEATLFFDELTTEVIADGKHLSPDLLELALKIKGPDRLALVTDCNRALDMPEGEYMIGPLDGGEPLLHRDGVGLMPDGKGLASSVRGMDHMLRTFLEQTGRPLWEVVRMASLTPAQILGREHEIGSLTVGKYGDAVVLDRELGVRRVFVAGAEIE
- a CDS encoding isochorismatase family protein; protein product: MSAETNPLDFGSPDLRLPEALRGPLLEHLAELKRRYLARNWGTRVGFGSRPALIVIDLALHWTQPDHAMGSDLESVVVQSCKMLAAARTAGIPIFFTTFAYDPATPPSPQNKKLCMNVRPETAHRFELDARLERRPNEKVIRKPYASAFKGTNLHEMLTSLGVDTLIVTGVSTSHCVYATCRDATDSFRVIVPREAVGERCEVFHEVNLLDIDIDLGDVMPLAEVVAQLERLVGRS
- a CDS encoding amidohydrolase family protein, whose translation is MGKFFDIHTHIGQAANHTPPLTAEELLRWMDANDVAQAAVLPLASPESSSYLITPDFVLAQTKPYRDRLIPFCSIDPRTDYSGGSRGLLGMLTRYVEAGAKGFGEHKTGVAIDDPRNMKLYAACAELKLPVLIHIDNARNMDRPGLPGFAKVLETFPTVNFLGHAFGWWVSLAGGVTQADLGAGPRMTPVAPGGAIDALMDKYPNLYGDLSASSGAAAIRRDMKFGREFLLRRADRLVFGTDYHFPGQAIPQFELYRELDLPPDATQKIFHDNARRLLGLS
- a CDS encoding dipeptidase is translated as MAKKLHRRTILRRGCTVVAGSLLAGVHLPAVHAGAGSGVVGEAKALHREIPVFIGYLNFAQEQFRADGGRQCDLTKLDAAGVKTFVASIGFGCYFQTGPRQYELAGSNDWLLERQLSRIDDVVATIEKCPRTRLIKTTADLVPRAGDDQIGVIVHLTGNNHTTRLDTVDEFFKRGVRATHPAMQYHNNWCAGHEGRAAPALSEFGRQVVARMNELGIAIDTAHASDDTALALAAVSKRPISDSHTTSRDRVPASRGLRDATLKRLASTGGVIGVLFADHMLTSEAWRTKYSQRPVSPRLWEYNKYLLASTSDPDERMKLRRDKQAQEQFYQDRKLPPDVATPTTRAAALGDLADTIDYLIDTVGIDHVGLGTDINGIDADQWPQGIDHMGDLPVLTAELLRRGYSVDRLRKLLSDNGHRAYGACLPT
- a CDS encoding glucose-1-phosphate thymidylyltransferase, with translation MTIVLFEDDKVAQLYPISVGRPAAAISCAGFTLIELLRSFGEQPSFLLRSHLQATALADGLISESPADGQPLRATANEPLVLVNARLVPSVAVVEAVLKLARAGKPGLVVSGDSIALAVLAADAPPLPRDAQPPHIAEYLGRLPKAPLEAELPLFHFPHDVVRHNLTALNDNLAYRLRKGNYREVADGVFAADEAKLGSYCVTETDKGPILLDAGASVGPYCFLRGPVYLGPSARLTEQSALKDCVSLGHTTKIGGEVEGSVIEPYTNKQHHGFLGHSYLGSWVNLGAGTCNSDLKNTYGQVNMDYHGRKVPTGMQFLGAIVGDYAKTAINTGIFTGKTVGACSMVYGFVTTNVPSFVNYARSFGQVTEVPVDILVAAQARMFARRKVEQRLCDLQLLHDMYELTKHERQMAGEPLSL
- the metF gene encoding methylenetetrahydrofolate reductase [NAD(P)H], giving the protein MNLRHAYGPGKFGLSFELYPPKSETAEAELFEHVAELMTFRPDYVTCTYGAGGSTRSKTLDIVERVRRDFRGATASHLTCVGATVEQLRDYLTEAEKRGVSNIVALRGDPPKGETEFRQVVGGLRYANELVALIRAEFPNFGIAVAGYPEKHLEAPSLDVDLANLKRKVDSGADAVVTQLFYRNSDFFEFRNRCERLGIRIPLVPGILPVTNLAQIKRITALCGAQLPEDFRADLERCGADAEAQFEIGVAFAVRQVRELVAAGVPGIHFYVLNKSNATGRVLREVALAR